The Lichenihabitans psoromatis genomic interval GACTCGAACGCCATCGCGGCATCGAAGACGCCGATCCCCGGTTCGTCCACTAGCGCGAGCCGGCCCCGGATCTCCGGATCAAACAACCAGCCCCAGCTTGCCTCATCGGCCCGTCGGTCGGGAAACAGATGCGGCAAGTAGGCAAAGGCATCGAGATTATGAACGGTCGGGAGCATGGAGATGCGCGAGGATGGCCGTTCGCCGAGCGACAGGTCGGGTTGGACATAGAGAACCTTATTGGGGTTCTCCCCGCGCCCGAGCGAGGCGAGCGGGCTGATCCTGCCGCGTTTGGTCAGGTCGCTGACCTCGCTCCACCGCTCGATGCGACTGAGGTCGATCGGCTGGATCGCGCGCCAGAACCAGACGATATCGAGATTGTGGAAACACTGATCGTAGATGTCGTAGCTGTCCGGCTCGAGCGCCGCCTTCCGCTGCGCCGAGAGAAAATCAAGGCTTTCGAAGGAGAGCGAGATGCCGAGTTCGTCTTCGGCCATCCGGCGCAGCGGCTCGATCAGGGTGATCTCTGTCCCGAGCACACGAAGATGAGGCCGCGCGGCCTTTCCAGACGATCGCGGCGCGGCAAGACGGGGACGCGACCGATCGCGAAGCGCCATACGATCAGCCGGCCGACGAGAGAGCGAGCGGGTCGCGCAGGAGCCCGAAGGCAGCGAGCGACCGCTCGATCAGGCCAGGATCGAGCCCCCGCGTGATAAACACCAGCCGCGAGCGACGATCCGCGTTGGGCCATGCCGAGAGATGCGTGGGGACATGGACGAGTTGCTGCACGCCGTGGATCGCGACCGGCGTATCGGCCCCCTCGACGTTGAGCAAGCCCTTGACCCGCAGAATGCGGCGACCGTGCCGGTTGAGCAGCATGGTCAGCCACAAACCGAACAGCGTCCAATCGAGCGGGCCGTCCACCACCAGCGAAACGGACGAGACGTCCTCTCCGTGAGCCGATCCAACGCCCGTGCGGCTCGGTGCGGCGACACAGCGAAAACCGTCGATCGCCGCCGTAAGCGCGGGCCGCTCGCTCAGGATGCCTTCGGCATCCAGCGTGTCGGTGCGTGCCATCATCAACGGCGCATCCGGATTGATGACCCGAAGCGCAGCGACGACGGCCTCGATCCCTTCGGGGTCGCAAAGATCGGTCTTGGTCAGCACCAGGCGATCGGCCACGGCGGCCTGCGACACGCTCTCGGGCTGATGCGCCAGTTGATCGCGGCCGTTGACGGCATCGACCGTGGTGACGACGGCTCCCATGCGGAAATGGTGCTTCAGCACCGCGTCGGCCGTGATGGTGGCGATGACCGGAAGCGGGTCGGCGAGGCCGGTCGACTCGATCACGATACGGCGGAACGGCGGCACCTCGCCGCGCGCACGGCGCGACTGCAAAGACTTGATCGCATCGGCGAGTTCCCCCCGGATCGTGCAGCAGAGGCAGCCGGACGACAGCATCACCATGGTGTCATCGATGCGGTCGAGAAGGTGGTGGTCGAGACCGACCTCACCAAATTCGTTGATCAGCACGGCCGTGTCGGCCAAGGCGGGATCCTGCAACAGACGCGCCAGCAGGGTTGTCTTGCCGGAACCGAGAAAGCCGGTCAGCAGGATCACGGGCGTGAAATCGGGGATCTGGCTCACGCCTGCCGCTCCATCCGGTCGAGGAGCCCCGCGTCCAGCGGATCGACCGGACGGCCGAGAAGATGCTCGGCCGCCACCCAAAGATGGCTCAGGTTGTCGACGATCTCGGTCTTGCCGGTGCGGGTCGACAGCAGAAAAGCGCTGCCCTGCCAGTCCGACAGGCTCAAGCCGAAATGGCCGAGGATGCGATTGGCATGGCTGACGCGGCGAGCGCGCTCACGGCGCCGCTCAAGCGGCCCGGTGTTGCGGGTGAAAGCTCCGGGCCGCGCATAGGCATCGGCCCAATGCTCCGAACCACCGAGAACACCGCAGAGCGCGCACATAAGGGCTTACTTTCCGCGCGGGACGCGCTTGGCATAGTCGTCCGCCATCTCGTCCATGGTCACGAATTTCACGCCCGGATGCGAGATCATATGCTGATAGAGACGCTCCAGCATCATGAGCACATGCGGTCGGCCCGATACATCCGGATGGATCGTGATCGGAAAGACCGCATAATCATATTCCCGATACACCCAATCGAACTGATCGCGCCACATCTGCTCGATGTCGCGCGGGTTGACGAAGCCATGGCTGTTCGGTGCCTTTTTGATGAACATCATGGGCGGCAGATCATCGAGGTACCAGCTCGCCGGGATTTCGATGAGGTCGGTTTCCTCGCCGCGCTTCAACGGCACCATCCAGTCGGACGGCTTCTTGGAATAATCGATCTTGGTCCAGCTATCGCCAACCCGCACCCGGTAGGGTTGGTGATCGTGGTGCATCAAGGAGTGATCGTATTTGATGCCGCGTTCGAGCAGCAACTCGTTGGTGACGGTCGAGAATTCCCACCAAGGGGCCACATAGCCGGTCGGGCGCTTGCCCGACAGCTTGGTGACGAGCTCGATACATTTATCGAGAATTTCGGTTTCCTGCTCGCGCGTCATCGCGATCGGATTCTCGTGGCTGTAGCCGTGAATGCCGATCTCGTGACCCGAATCCGCGACAGCCTGCATCTCCTTGGGGAAGGTCTCGATCGAATGGCCGGGGATGAACCAGGTCGTCTTGATGCCGAGCCGGTTGAACATCTTGAGCAGACGCGGGCTCCCGACCTCGCCGGCGAACAGGCCGCGCGAAATATCGTCCGGCGAATCTTCGCCGCCATAGGAGCCGAGCCAGCCCGCGACCGCATCCACGTCGATGCCGAAGCCGCAGAGAATTTCTTTTGCCATAGGGTATCCTTTCTTCAGGTTTCTCGTGGCCCGGACGTGCCGGGAGGCCTTAGAGCGGGCTCGCGACGGGGCCGCGGATCAGAGCCTCCGCCGCAAGCCCGGTCGCCAGCAGATCGTCATCAAACCCCGGCCCGCCCGACAGCAGACAGGCGGTCGGCAAGCCCTGGTGATCGAATCCGGAGGGGATCGATAGGCCGCACCAATCCAGGAAATTGCCCAGCAAGGTGTTGCGAAGCGTCTTGGTGTTGGTCGCGACGAAGAGATCGTCATCCGCCTCGAGTGCCGCGATGGGAGGCGCCACATGGGGGATCGTCGGAAACGCCACGAGCGTTTGGCCATCGAACAGGCTCAAGGTTTCGTCGATCAGCCGCGTGCGGGTTGCCCGGATGTCCTGCTCGGCAGCGGGCCCAATCGCCCGGCCGCTTAAGAGGCGCTTGACGACCCGGCGATCCATCCGGGTCGCGGCATCGCTTGCCAGCCGGTCCTTGTGAAGCCGATAGGCATCGACGGCCGCTAGCGGGCCATGGCTCGCGTTCAGCGCCACGATCGCGTCCAGCACCGGCAGCGGACGTCGCACGATCGTCGCACCTGCAGCAGCCAGACGCGCGAGAGCCGCCTCGAAATTCTGCGCAACGTCCGGCTCCATCCCGTCCCACACAACGTTGGTCGGCACCACGAGCCTCAGACCCGCGATACGGCCGCGACGGAGATCGGGCACCACCAAGCCCCGCGCCGCCGCATCGACGATCACCGCATCGACGACCGTGCGGCAGAGCACGCCAGCCGTATCCAGAGTGAGAGACAGGGGAAAGCCGCCCGCCATGGGCCAGCGACCGCTCGAGGGTTTGAACCCGATCACGCCATTATAGGCCGCCGGAATGCGGACCGAGCCGCCCGTATCGCTGCCGATCGCGATCGGCACGAGGCCCAGCGCGACAGCGACACCCGAGCCGGATGACGAACCACCCGGGACGCGCGGCTCGTCCCGGCTCCACGGATTGATCGGCGTGCCGTAATGCGGATTGAGGCCGAGCCCCGAATAGGCAAATTCGGTCATGTTGACCTTACCGATCGTGACGGCTCCTGCTTCGGCGAGCCGCGTGACGAGGGCTGCATCCTGTGCTGCGGGACCCTCGTCGAGCACGACCGAACCGGCCCGCGTCACCTGGCCTTTCAGATCGAACAAGTCCTTCCAAGCGACCGGCACGCCGTCGAGCAGGCTGAGCGGACGTCCGTCACGATGGCGCGCCGCGGAAGCCGCGGCTTCCGCATTGGCCCGGAGGGGCGTCGTCACCGTAAAGACAGATCGATCCGTGCAGCCGTCAATCGCTTGCAGCGCCTGCTCGGCCGCTTCAACCGGATCGGGGCCACCGCCGGCAAAGGCCGCCGCGAATTGGAGGATGGATCGTCCGCGGAACGCCTCCATGTCTGCGCTCTCTTTCGTCATGCGGCGGCCGGAATGATCGTCGCCTTGGCTGCATCCCACGACACATGCACCGATGAGCCGGTCGGAAATCCCTGGCCATACCGCTCGACATGGCCTTCCAGCGCGACGGATTGGCCGCCTTCGATCGCGAGCAGGAAGCGGACGATCGGACCGACCATGTCACGGCTTTCGATCGTCGCCTGCAGCACATTGCCCCGTTCGCTCTTTGAGACCGCGAGACCCGCGCTGACGGCGTTCATGGTGAACGCCTCCGCCGGCACCACGAGGGACGCCTGAGCGCCAGGCACCACCGGCTTGTTCATCACGCCTGAAAAACGACCGAATGTCGTCAGCACCTGGCCGCGACCGTTCTCGACGCCCTGTAGTGACCCGGACAGGATCGTGTTGCGCCCGATGAACTGAGCCACGAAGCGGCTGTCCGGCCGGGTGTAAAGGTCGCGCGGGCTCGAGATCTGTTCGATACGCCCATTGTTCATCACCACGATCCGATCCGACATGGTGAGCGCCTCGGACTGGGCATGCGTCACGAAAATAAAGGTGATGCCGAGGTTCACCTGCAGCAGCTTCAGTTCCGCCTGAATCGCTTTGCGAAGATTGGCGTCGAGCGCGCCGAGCGGCTCGTCGAGCAGCAGAATGTCGGGCTCGACCACGAGACCGCGCGCGAGCGCGATGCGCTGGCGCTGGCCGCCGGAGAGACGATCGGGTTTCTGATCCGCGATGTCGGTCAGGCCAAGGGTCGCGAGGATGCGCTCGACCTTGGCGTCGCGTTCGATGCGGGGCATGCCCTTTACGTCGAGCCCATAGCCGACGTTGCGGCGCACGGTCATATGAGGGAACAGCGCATAATTCTGGAAGATCATCGAGGTCGGCCGGCGTTCCGGCGGCAGATCGTTGATCCGTTGGCCTTTGATGAAAATGTCGCCCGAGGTGATCGTTTCGAAACCCGCGATCATCCGCAAGGTCGTGGTCTTGCCGCAGCCGGACGGGCCCAGAAAAGCGATGAACTCGCCCTTCTGGATAGTGAGGTCGAAGTCGATCACGGCCGGCGACCCGTTATCGTAGGTCTTCCCGACTCCGATCAATTCCACGTCATAGGTCACGGCCGCTGTCCCTTTCCGCTCCGACCTTCCCCCGCTTGCGGGAGAAGGCACCCTGTTGTCGGTCTATGCGCTCAAAAACTCGTCCCACTTCGAAACGACAAGGTCGTATTCGTCCGGCCATTGGTGCCAGTAGGCGACATTCTGGGCGCGTGTCGCGAGCGATCCGCCGTCGCGCAAGTCGCCTTCCTTGATGCCGCGCTCACGCGCGCCCTTCCACGGCTTGCCCTCGTACCAGAAGGCATATTTGTCCGGCGACATCACCTTCTGGATGTTGGTCGAAGGCGAGTAATAGCCCTGCTCCGACACGGTGATGCCCGGCTCCCCCGACAACCAGAAATCCGCATAGGCGACGACGGCATCCTTGTTGGCCGTTCCGGCGATCATGGTCGGGCCGATCGCCCAGGCGCGGTAGCCTTCCTTCGGCACCGCATATTTGCAAGGCTTGCCCTGCGCCTTCACGGCCATCACGGCCGGCTGCCACGCATCGCACACCACCATTTCGCCCGAGGCCATGAGGTTCACGAGTTCGCCGAAGTCACCCCAAAGGGCGCGGAACTGGCCATCCTTCTTCTTCGAAATCAGGAACTTGGCACCCTCTTCGATTTCTTGCTTGGTCGGGTTGCCGGGGTTCTTGGATTCGAGCAGGCCCAAAGTATTCATCGCCATGATGGCCTGGCCGAAGGCGATCAGAGGGTCGGTATTGAGACCGGATTTGCCTTTATACTTCTTGTCGAAGATGGCGGTCCATGTATTGGCTTCCTCCGCGCTCAGCGCATCGGGGTTGTAGCCGATCGAGTCGTAATTATAGACCGCCGGCACCATCCAAAGCTTGGAATGCGCGTCGTTGACCCAGATCTGGCCGGTGATCTGCGCCTTGGGGGCCCATTTGGGATTGGGCTTGGTGAAGGTGTCGCGGATGTTCGACCAGTTTTTCACGTCGGCGACGGGGACCGGTTCCACGTTATTGGTCTGCACGACGGCCGGCAGACGCTCCGCGATGATTTCCCAGCAATCATAGTCCTTCGAGCCGGACAGAATCTTGGTCTGGGCGTCCGGGAAGGTCGCGGCCGTCCCCTGCGTCGTGCCGGTGCCCGATTCTTTCTTGAAATCGGCGAGGATGCGATCCTGCACGGTCACGCTAAGACCGATCGTGCGAAGCTGCTCGCTCGCCAGCCCACTCGCGGCCGCATAGGCCCGACCCGACCCCAGGAACGGCGTGCCGCCCCCGAGCGCGAGCGCCATGGCGCCGGCCGTCCCCTTAAGCAGGGTCCGGCGATCCAAATCCAATTTATCGACCATAAGCGCGTCTCCCGATGCAGAGTAAGTCAATCGCCGGTTCAATACCGGCCCACGAGCAATCCGCCGTCGACGACGATCACCTGCCCCGTGACGTAGCGAGCCGCTTGCGAGGCGAGGAAAAGCGCCACGTCGGCGATCTCCCCGGGTTCGCCGATCCGGCCCATGGGAATAAAGTCGCCGGCTTTCTCGGCGCCGGCCGGCCCAAGCGAATGTTCCTCGGACAGGAGTTGCGCGGTGCGGATATAGCCGGGCGCGATGCCGTTGACCCGGATGCCGGCGCGCGCAAGCTCGACCGCGAGGCCGCGCACGAGACCCACCACACCCGCCTTCGCGGTCGAATAATGCACGTGCTCGTCCCACCCATAGGCGACACCCATGATGGACGAGAGGCAGATGATCGACCCGGTCTTGGCAGCCTTCATGCCGGCAAGCGCCGGCCGGATTACGCGCAGCATGCCCTTGAGATCGATATCCAGCGTATGATCCCAGGTCTGATCCGTCATTTCGGCCATCGGAACGCGATGGGCGATCCCCGCATTGGCGACGATGCAATCGAGCGCGCCGAAGCGGCTCTCGACATCGGCGACGATCCGATCCGCGTCGGCGGTCGAGCGAACGTCGAGGGGGTGGAATTCGGCTTGTCCGCCGGCCGCCACGATCGCGTCCGCGACGGTCTGGCCGGCGTCCAAAATATCGGTGACGATCACGCGATAGCCGGCCTGTGCGAAAGTTTCGGCGGTAGCGCGGCCGATGCCGATCCCGCCTCCGGTGATGAGGACGTTGGGCGCGGACCTGCTCACAGCATCACATCTCCTGAATTGGGGCCGAGCGTCTGGCCGACATAGATTTTCGCGTCCGCCGAGGCCAAAAACGACACGGTGCCGGCGACGTCCTCGGGTTCACCGAAGTGCCCGAGCGGCAACTCCGCCGCCTTGGCGCGCCGCCAATCCTCCGACAATGCCTGCACCAGTGGCGTGTTGATCGGGCCGGGCGCGACCGCATTGACCCGCACGCCGCTGGCGCTGACTTCCCGAGCCAGTGCCTTCGTCATGCCGATGATGGCGGCTTTCGCGGCACTATAGTGAACGAGCTCGATGCCGCCGATCTGGCCAAGTTGCGACGCCATATTGATGATCGACCCCGCGCCACGCGCCAACATGCCGGGCAGCACGGCCTTGGTGCAGAGGAACGTGCCGCGGACATGGACCGCGACCATGCGGTCGAAATCGTGAGCAGTGAGGTCGATGAACCGAGCCTGATGCACATAGCCCGCATTGTTGACCAGCACGGTGCAAGGACCGAGCCCGTCGGCCAGGGCCGCGATCGCGGCGACATCGGCTTCGCGGGAGATGTCACCGGCCACGGCCTCGGCTTGTCCGCCGGCGGCCCGGATCGACACGGCAGCCTCCTCCGCCCGCTCGGCCGTCAGGTCGTTGACCACAACCGTGAACCCATCTCGTGCCAGGCGTTGCGCGACCGCAAGGCCGATCCCCGATCCCGCGCCGGTCACGATCGCGACGCCTTTAAGCTCCGCTCCCATCATGCCTCCTCCTGCACCAGCACCCGCTGGGCGCGGCGGATCGACATTCCCATCAGCACCGCATAAACGGCCAGCAGCGCCAGCGAGAAGAGCGTCGTCAACACGCCGAACGCGAAGATGTTGGGATGGATTTCGACCGAGAACGTGCCGTAGATCGCCAGCGGCAGCGTGAGGTCACGACCCGAGGCGAACAGCGTCCGCGAGAATTCGTCGTAGGAGAGCGTGAAGCAGAACAGCATCGCCGACAGAACACCCGGAAAGATCAGCGGGAAGGTGACTTTGCGGAACGTGCGGGCCGGCGTGACGCCGAGCGACCACGCGGCTTCTTCGACGGTCGGATCGAAGCGATTGAAGATCGCCAGCATGACCAGGAACGCGAAGGGAAATGTGTAGACGACGTGCAGCACGAAAGCCGTGCTCCACCAGTGTCGGTCGATGCCGAGCGTGTTGGCCAGCAGCGCTGTGCCGAGGCCGACCAAGACGCCTGGCACCATCATGCCGAGCACGATGAGGTAGAAGACTGCGCTCGATCCCTTGAACTTCTGCCGGAAGGCTTGCGCCGACATGACGCCCAGAACGGTCGAGACGACGGTGGTCATGAACGAGAGGACGAGTGAGCGGATCAGGCCGTCCTCGATCGGCAGTGGCGCGATGCGCGATGGCGGGTTCATGCCGAACAGGTCGCGATACCAATAGGTTGACCATTCGATGATGGGAAATTGCGGGCCACCTTCGGGACCCGACTGGAACGACAGGATACCCAGCACCAGCAACGGCCCGTAGAGAAACAGCAGGAACAGGCCGCAATAGACCGCGAGGATGGGTTTCAGCACGGGCGCGCGCATCTCAGAGCTCCCGCTTCAGATCGACGAGACGAAGCAGCGCCGCCACCACGATCCCCATGATGATCGTCAGCACGACGCCGGCCACGGCCGCGAAGGCCCATTTGAGCGACCCGACTTGCGTCACGATGATGTTGCCGAGCAGATTGACCTTGCGGCCCGACAGCGCCGCGGCGGTCGCGAATTCGCCCAGCACCATGACCGAAACAAAGATGGAGCCGACCACGACGCCCGGCAGGCTGAGCGGGAAGATGATGGTGCGAAAGATGCGCGTGAAACTCGCGCCGAGGTCTTGCGCCGCTTCGATGATGTTCGGGTCGATACGGCCGAGCATGAAGGCGATCGGGCCGACCATGAAGACGCAGTAGATCTGCGTCATGCCGATCACCACGGATAACTCGGTGAACAGCAAGGCGTCGATCGGCTGCGAGGTGATGTGCAGGGCCTGCAGGATGATGTTGATGGCGCCTTCCTTGCCCAGCATCGGCCGCCAGGCGAGCACGCGGATCAGGAACGAGGTCCAGAACGGAATGACGCACAGCACGAGGAGCGCCGTTGCGACCGTCTTGTTGCGGACGAAAAGCCCGACGAACAGCGCCGTCGGATAGCCGACCAGAAAGGTCGTGGCCAAGACGATCAGCCAGATGCGGATCGTGGTCCAGAGCGCGCCGAGATAGGTCTCGCTGGTGAAGAAGGTCTGCCAGCTCTTGGTGGTCAGGATCGGCTCGATCTTGAACGTGGTCTGCGTCCAGAACGACACGTAGACCATCATCAGAATGGGCAGCACGAGGAACAGCACCATCCAGATCACGCCGGGGGCGATCAGCCAGTAAGGCGTCCGCAGCGGCTTCATCGGAGTGGCGGGACTGGACACCTGTGGTGTCGTGGCTTCGATAGCCGTCATGACGAGGCTCCGGCACGGCGGGACAAAAGAAGCGCGTCGTCGACCTTCCAAGTCAGGCCGTAAGACCGCCCCGGCTCGAAGGTCTGCGGGTCGCGGTGGCTGAGGTGATCCTCGACCGTGACGACCGCGCCGCTCGGAAGCTTGAAGAACGAGGTCACGGCCGGCCCAGAATATTCGCTTGCCACGAAAATCGCACGCAGCAGTGGATCACCGGGAGCGGCCTCGCCGATCGCCTGGACCGAGATGAGGTCCTGGCGGATCGCGTAGATCGGGGCATCGTTCGGCGCGGCAGAGGCGCAGGGGAATAGACACCCCTCCGCTTCGAAGCCGCCGGCCGCGACCCTCCCCTCGATCAGGTTGTAGCAATTGAGAAAGCGGGCCACGCGGGCGTCGCGGGGCCGGGTGTAAACCCGATCCGGCAAACCGACTTGGGCGATATGGCCTTCGTCGAGCACGATGACCTCATCGCCCATGGCGAGCGCTTCGTTCTCGCTTCCGGTGACGTGCAGGAATGTAACGCCAAGCCGTTCCCGGATGCGGCGCAACTCACCGCACATGCGCGTTCGCAAATTGGCATCGAGCGCACCGAGCGGCTCGTCGAGTAAAACCAGCTGCGGCTCCGTCACCAACGTCCGAGCGAGAGCGACGCGCTGACGTTGGCCGCCGGAAATCTGCGTCACGGAGCGGCGCTCCAAACCGCCGAGACCAACGAGGTCGATCATGGCGCGGACGTTCGCCTCGATCGCCTTCGGCTCGATCTGGCGACCGGCACCATGACGGAGCCCAAACGCCACGTTGTCGAAGACGTTCAGATGCGGGAACAGAGCAAAATTCTGAAACACGACGCCGATGTTTCGGCGGTGGGCCGGTACCCCGTGGAGGGGCGCACCGTTAAGAAAAATCTCGCCTCGATCGACGGTCTCGAATCCCGCGATCGTGCGGAGCAGAACCGTCTTGCCGGAACCGCTGGACCCGAGCAGGGCCACATAGGCATTGTCGGGGATGCTGAGCGTGATGTCGTTCAGGGCCATCGCCGCCCCATACGCCTTGGTGAGGCCGTCGAGGCGCAACACCGGGGGACCGCGCATGGAGTCAGGAACTGATGGTTGAACCGCCAAGGGCAAATGGATCTCCCCGCACAACAAACGGTCTCAGCCGATTCGTCTTGATCGCAAGCCTAAGATAAACGTCTTTTGTACGCAAGCTCACTTTGTAAGCGTGTTTTTTGGAGTGAAGAAGTATGATTGTGCTGTTTTTTAATCAGCAACGCACAAATTTTAGAGTTTCTGACCCATGCTTCATATGTGTAACGTACACAATCAACATTAAACGAACGGCAAGGTGATGGTCACGGCAGAGACGGTCGGCTCATCCGAGAGAACAATGGTGAGCCAGCGCTTCGAGCGTCGCCATGAGTTGGTGCATCGTGTTCTGCACGCCAATATTGTGCGGGGACACTTTCCCGAAGGACTGGTGCTGCTCGAAGCGCCGCTCGCCGAACTGCTACAAACCAGCCGTGCGCCGGTCCAACGCGCCCTGCAGGATCTCGAGCGGGACGGTCTCGTGCACCGGTTTGAAGGCCGAGGTTTCCTGGTCGGCCGTCTCGACAACCCCGGCCAGCCGATCCGGATCGACCTCCGCGAACTCGGACTGGTGATGTCCGGCGAGATGGACGAAGCCCTGCAGACGCGAGGGTCCGGCGAATGGATCCTGGACGATCTCGAACAGGCCGTGTCGTCGTGCCTCGTCTTCGGCGAATTCCGAATGATCGAGGCCGAAGTCGCGGCCCATTTTCATGTGAGCCGTACCGTGATCCGCGATGTGCTCGGGCGGTTGCAGGAACGCGGCCTGCTTCG includes:
- a CDS encoding GntR family transcriptional regulator yields the protein MVTAETVGSSERTMVSQRFERRHELVHRVLHANIVRGHFPEGLVLLEAPLAELLQTSRAPVQRALQDLERDGLVHRFEGRGFLVGRLDNPGQPIRIDLRELGLVMSGEMDEALQTRGSGEWILDDLEQAVSSCLVFGEFRMIEAEVAAHFHVSRTVIRDVLGRLQERGLLRKTQTSRWLAGPLTAHALKDCYDLRGILEPAALMAAAPAIDRERLAVLRDDSTSHEGEPVPDAAVLFARFIGLCLLTTPNGPLASMVRQNMSVLDAASRSLARLGLPQDNAAINELRVTIDLILNGSIGAAAELWRDHLKAACRRSVAQLKIVAIIERPHDLPPYLVAV